Below is a window of Haloglycomyces albus DSM 45210 DNA.
TGATATCGACCCCGTGGTGGTCGGGCCGGGTCATCGTGCGGAAGCTCGAACTGACCGGTTCGCCGGGGACCGGGGATGTCCAGCCCAGTGCGGAAATATCACCTGGACCAGCGCATTCACCCAAATTGACCGATACACCGGAGACTCGTCCGCCACCGCCGGTCAGTACGTTGACGATCTCGCCTGCCTTGGTTTCGTGCTTGGCATATGCGCCTGGAAAGGCGGAACGCTGGACGGCCTGCGCCGCTTCCGTGAGTGGGAGCGCTTCCCATCCGTCGATCGTCTGCAGCTTTTCGTAGAACTTGGTCGAAGCATAGACCGGATCCATGATCTCTTCGGGCGTTCCCCATCCAGTGCTGGGTCGCTGTTGAAAAAGTCCGAGTGAGTCGTGGTCGTTGTCGTCTCCGAGGTGCCCGAGGTTGGTAATACGCGATTCCTGCATCGCGGTGGCCACGGCTACGACCCAGCCGCGTGCCGGTATATCCATTTCCTGTCCTACCGACACGATGATGGCGGCATTCTGAACCTGTTCGGATGAATAAGGTGGGACTGGCGGAAACTCGTCGTCGGGATCGACCTCGACGTCGTTGCCACAACCGGCCCAGTAAGCCTCGTAGTTATTACCGTCGTCGTCATCGCCACTAAATACTTGGACAAAGGTGAAGACGACCCCAATACAACACACCGCGACCACGGAGACGAGCCCGATCAGTAGGCGCTTCCACCTTCGAACGGGCTTGTCGAAACGTTGAGCTCCCAACGTCATGCCGGAGTCCAATCGAGTTCGACGATTACCGGACTCTTCCCGTACGCCTCTTCATCCTCCGAGACGGTGAGGTGAATTGTTCCCTCTCCAAGCTCCACATCCACTTGATCCTCATTGATAATCGGATCCCCTTGCACGTCGTCGGCGGGAACCGCCTCGAGGTCAACGGTTTCCAACGACTCGTGAATGTACTCGGTGAGAAACGGTTCCAATTCCTGGAGCCAGACGTCCTGGCGCTTACCTTCGACGTCCAAATAGGCCTCTACGAACTCCATGGCGAAATCGACCGCCTCCGGAGACAGTTCTGGATCGGTGGTCTCTTCGAATACGACGTCGCCGTCGTCCATCGGTTCGTTAGGGGCGGATTCGTTCGATTGCTCGGCGTCCGAACCGGTCACCTGATCATCGTGGCGCATGGGCCCGGAGACGCGTTGCTCGACGAAGACCAGTACGAGGCCCACCGCCAGCAGAATCATGATCACTATGCCGAAGCGGCTGAACGCCAGTTTCCCCAGCCATCTCATGACCATCATCAACGACCACCCCCTGGACGGTAAACATCGCCACCGAACGACTGAACCGGTTGCTGTCCCGGAGCGTAACCGCCGTGTGCCTCCTGGCGTGGAGTTGAGGCTTGATCGGAGACCGAACCGGTGTCCGGGCGAGTTTCGGGGCGGCGTTGCGCCTGTTCGCGACGCATCTGACTGATGTTGGTATTCGTGTCCTGAATGCTTTGCGTTTGCTTACGGGCATTGGAGTCACGTTCGTTGTTCGAGTCATTGCGCGCGAGCAGGGAATCGGTGGCCGATTGGCTGCCCTGCATGGAAGCGAGCCTTCGGAACGGTCGCAAGAGCATCCACGCTGATACCCCGACCAATCCGATCAGGACGATCTGCAGCCAAGAGGGCAAATTGGCTCCCAAGATCAGGGATGCGGCGTATAGATACACCACGGCGGCCACCGCAAAGACCATCACGTTGATGATCGAAGCAAGCACGATGTTCACCAGCCGTTTGAACGGACCGCCTGCAGGTCTGAGCAAGGCGACCGTACCGATGATCGGCAAGGCGATGATCGCGAAGCGAACCACCATGAATCCCAGGATGATCAACAGCGAAGACGTCAAGTCGAAGAGGGAGAAGAACAACGCGGTAACGAGTGCCAGCAAGGCGGTGCCGGCGCGCTCCCATGCACGCTCACCGACCAAAGCGGCGTGCGCTTCGGGGTCTTCGCGTTCGATTTGAGCGGCTAGGTTGCGCCAGGTCTTTTGTTTCTCCTCGAAGATCTCCGCTCGGTTAGCGGGGTCTTCCTCAGCGCGCTCGTTCTCGTTCCACGTCAATGCCTGCGCCCAGTACAGTGCGGGACCGTATTTGTAGGCGGTGTTGGCATCGGTGACAACCGGGTTGCCGTCTTCGTCCTCGTCGTCGGTGGGGGTGAATTCAGTTCCTTGACCGAGCATGGCACGCAGCCAGTTTTCGTAGAGGACTTTGTCCACGACCATGTCGGAAGCCTTGACCGCACCGCCACGAGTGTCGATGCAGTCATCCGGGTTGTACTCTTTGATCTCTTCGTACTCGTCTTGGTCGGCACCCGGGGCCTCGATACACCCTTCCGCGCCTTCGTCGGGGAGCATGTTGGTGGAGACGTTCAGTCCCATGGTCAGCCCCTTGTCGGCCCAACCGGACGCCTGCGTCGGCCACTGTGCGACCGCGATGACGAGCACCATGATCAGCGCCGCCCACGACGCGGTCGTGACCGCGTTGCTCATCTCCGCCTGACGCGAGCGCCACAGCAGGTACAGCCCCACGATGGCGAGCGTGATGGCTCCGAATACGGAGAACACGCGGGTGTAGACGGCGTTGGTTCCGGTTTCGAGGAATTCGTCTGACCAGCTCCACATGGTTCCGGGCTCCCAGGCGTATTGCCGCATGGAGTTGGAGGCTCCGGTGGTGGCGGTGGCGAGGTTGAACTGTAGGTTGGCGACGGCGTTGGCGGAGTCGGCTCCGTTGGGGAGGCTGAGGGCGTCGACGCAGGATCCGGCGACGCTGGGTGCCTTGGAGCCGTACATCGGTAGTTGGTAACCGGCGTACCCGTAGGAGGTGTACATGCCGATGCCTTCGTCTTTGTCACTGTCGAGGGTGGGTTCGGCGAACCATCCGGCCATGCCGCTGTCGGGGCTGGAGGGGGTGGGTTCTTCGGCGCATTCGACTTCGGGGGCGTCGGGTAGGTTGTCGATGCAGTTAAACCATTCGTTGTGCCATTCCCAGTCGGTACAGGAGTTGGTTTGTTGTGGGGTGACGTCGGATCCGTCTTCGTCGCCGGGGCTTTCCTCTTCCTGTGGGGTTGGTTCGTCGTCTTCGTTCGGGTCGGTGGTTCCGTCGTCGCCGTCGTTGGGCGGTGGGGTTTCTTCTTCGTCGTCGTTTTGCTGCTGTTGTTGCTGTAGATAAGGGTTTTCTGAGTCGTTCCAGCCTTCTCCGTCTTGTCCTGTGTCATTTATAGGACTAAACTGATATGTGCGGCCCTGTTTGCTCGTATCTGAATAGCGAGGCTGAGTGTTTTCGGGCAACGTGTTTTCAGGGGGGAGTACGAGCGAGGACTCAGGGCCGTCCATTATGTCTTGGGTGAAGCTGACATAGCGGGTCTCTTGTGGACTGGCGCTTGTGGATTCATCGGAAAAAGTAAAAGCCTTAGCAGCCGCTAGAGGTACGAACACCAGAAGAACCAATAGCAAGGCCGCCAAGGCAAATGACGGCCAGGTTGGTCGCATTCCCCCCGGAAAGGATTCTTCATAGCGCTTAAACCCTTGACCAACCCGGCTGGGTACCATCTTGGCACAATTTGAAGTGACGCCGCAATCAACACGCCGGGATTCGTCTACGTACGTCGTGCCGCGTGTTGTCCGTCCACGGCGTGCTTTAGCCGGTTGTTGCCGGGAAAAGGCCTGCTTAAGCACTGGAAGAACCCGTTTCATGCGCGATTTCCTCCCGAGCTCGGATTGGAATTGTGTCCAGTTTCACCCTTTTTGGGGTTAAATGAGGTATTCTCGGGAGATCGCGTGGGGCGCATGCTGTTCTGCTTGGTGCGCGGTGGCAGCCCCATCTCAATAGATCTGTCCACAGTAGCCCCATCGCTCTTCTGTGACGGTGGCTCACGACGGACCTCCGAACTGTCCTCAATGGCCCCATCAGAGTCCTCCGACTCGGATTCGCTCCCCTCGCGGTCGGAGGAACGCCGTAGATCGGCCCGATCCCGTCGGCGCAGCTCGGCATCCAACTCGGCGTCGGCTTCCTTCTCGAGCTCCTCCAAGACGTTCGTCCCGTCATAGCCGGGCGTGGAATCGGGATTCGGAGAGTCGCCGCCCTGAGTTTGCTCCTCGCGCTCCCGAGCGGCGGCATCGGAACGCACTCGCCCATCGGCGGCACGCTGCGGTCCATCGTCGCGCCCCTTGCCGTTCTTCTGGTTCCGACTTCCCGGAGTGGTGTCGAGGTAGTCGAGAAGCCCACGCACCCAACTGAAATCAGCCCGGATGCGCTGCACTCGCCCGTCTACGTCCCGCATCAGAAACTCACGATACGGCAAGCGACTGGATTTGTCAGCATCAATGGAACTGAGCGACGCCAAGACGTCCTCGTAGCCCACACCGGTCGGAACCCGCAACATCCGCAGGGCATCGGCCGCCACCTCGGCGTCTTCGGCGATACGACCGACGAACACGTTCGACACGAGGTTCTGGACGTCCAGACTCAAAATGTCATTGGGGTTCTGACTCGCCACCAAGGCCGACAGGTTCCACTTACGCGAATCCCGCGCCAGACGCACCAAGAACGAACGCCCCGAACGCCAACCCTCCATGAAGTGAGCCTCGTCCAGCCCCACGAGCTTTCGGCGATTGATATCGGTCCCGTACGCCCGCCGCACGGCCAAACGGTGCGCGGTGTGCAGCATCGGCAGGGCCAACGCCTCTTCGGCGCTCCAGTATTCGCGTTCGATGCCGAGATCAGGCAGACGCAGACCCGACATGGTGATCACCGTCAGAGCGGTGTCGTCGTCCAAAGCCCCCTCGGCGGGATTGCCGAAGAACAGCTTCGCCAACGGCATCTCGGCGGTGTCCAACAACAACGCCGCCAACTCGGCACCGTCGTCGCGGCGCTCGCCCTCGGCGTCTTGCAAGCATTCCACAATGTCTTCCAGCGCGCTGTCCTCCTCCGCCGGAACGTAGCGCGCCGCGTGACGCAACAGCCGCGCCGTGGACGCCTCCCGCGCCACCTGCGGCGGCAGCAGCATGGAACAGATGTCCTGCACCAACATGCGGCGCTCACTCCGAGCCCCCGAAACGGCGATCTCGTACTCCCGGTCGCCCTCGGCGGTGTCGGGATAGTGATCGCGGTTCGGGCTGGGAATCAACGCGTACGGGGCCAACGTCCCGTACTCCGAACCCGTCAGGTTCAACACCCGGCTGTAGGGCTTCATCTCCGGCATCTCGCACAGCTCCGCCAAGGGACCCGACGGATCGAGCAGCGTCACCTGCACCCCACGCCGTGCGGCGAGATAGCCCAACGCGCCCATCATGGTCGACTTACCACCACCGGGTTCGGCCACGAACACGCTCAGGCCCGACTTCTCCCGCACCTCCGTAGCGAAATGCAGGTCAAGAAACACCGGTCGGCGGCTCGTGCCACTGGTATTACCGATCAGATCCCCACGATGATCACCGATCGCACTGCCCGCCTGCGGAAGACCCGCCGCGAAGAGCTTCACCGGCATCCGACGTACATAACCCGTCGACGCCAACGGCTCCCCCGGGATGAACTCCCGAGCCAGCCAATCCTGATTCTTCGGATGCTGCACGCTAATGCGCATGTCGCGCTGATAGGTCTGAATCAACGTCCGCGCGCGCTCCAGGCACTCCTCCTTCGTGGGAGCCGAAACGGCGATGCGGTGCCAACCGTGCGCACGGGCCGCCTCAATAGGCAGTCCCGTGGTCATCTCGTCTCCCACCACGAGCGCCCGCTCAGCCAGACGCTGCAACTCCGGAGGCGCATCGAGAGCATGCTCGTCATAGTCGTGCTGCTGGGAGCGAATCAGACGCAGGCGGTGGTCGAGATCCTTGAACGCCTCGCCCGCCCCGAGAATGTCGACCCGGCTACTGATCTCCAACGGCCAAGGACAGCGCTCGTGGAAATGCAGCCACGGCTCATGCCGCTGCGGAATCTCCAGCTCCTCCATACGACCGACCGTGACGATGGCGGTGTGAGTCTCTTCGCCGGTGAGGCGATTGACCAGCTTGACCGACGAGCCGTACGGAGAACGGTAGCGTTCGATCTGCTCGGTCAGCGCCAGAGTATCGCCGATCTCCCAATCGGAGCCGAGCCCGGACAGGTGCGCCGGAGGCTCCATACCCAACGCCACCGAACGGTAGATCAACCACTCGATCTGCTGCGTGGACGCACGACGGGCACGCACCCCGAACGACCCCAGGATCTCGTCGAACTGCTGGCAGCGTTTCTCGACGCGCTCGCGTTCGCCCAAGGTGCTGCTGCGTCCGAACATACGCGACAGCTTGTCGCCCCACTGTTCGAAAAGACTACGGCGAGCAAAGGTAATACCGAGGTAGGTCTCGCCTTCCGAATGGCTCAACGAATGCAGATGCTGTTGGGCGGCGACCAGGTGATCGCCCCAGGACGTTCCGCCCGGCACGCCCGGCAGTGGCGTCGGCGTGTTCTCATCGACCGTGCGCGCCCAGTCGGCGGCCGGGAACGGGCGGGTGGTGCGGCGCAGATGCAGGCGCATCCCCGCCAAAGACGCGTACTGTTCAGCGATGGCGGTGATGAGCGCTTCGCGTTCCAAATCGGGGCGGAACGACCAACGCACCCCCGGAATCACATACCATGCCGTCACCGTTTGCGGAGTGAACACCACGTGCCCCGAGATCTCGGTCAGAGACAGCTCACGGTTCGGCGGTCGCTCGGAATCACGCTCGATCGGACGCGTGGCACGACGCGGCTTGGGTTGCTTTTCCTTGTCCTTTCGCTTGCGTTGCGACTTCGTCGCATCGTCGGTCTGCTCGACGGGAACCAGATCCGACGACGGATCGGCGGCGGGCGGCGGGACGGCCGACGCCTCCGTTTGGCTCACATGCGGCGGACGCGGCTGTGCGTTCACTTGGTTATCGGTGACCGCTCGCAAGCGCTCTTCCACATCCGGGGGAAGCCCCCGATTCGCCTGTGGATAATTCACAATGTGCCCTGGGGAAAAATGCCCGTCCTGTGGATAACCGCCACTGGCCGAAGCCGAGTTATCCACAGGATGTGGCGGAGTCGGAGCCCAATTCGCATCAGCTCCACTTCCGGCACGTCTGTCTGAAACCCCGTTATTAACGCTGGTAGAAGCCGTGGGATCGCTCGGCGGCGGGGTGGTGTGACCAGACTGGGCGGGCATGCCCGAATTGTCCGCTGAGTTATCCACAGGGTGAGATACGACCTGTGGATAACTTGGCTGAGTCTGTGGATAACTTTTGCCATCCTGTGGATAACCCTGTGGAGAACTCGATCGACCCGAGTCCCTATCCCCACGTGTAACCCCACGATTCTGTGATCGTTCAGGCACTGACTGTGATGTTTGTTTCGCGGCTTCAGGGGGCGGCTGCTCGGCCCGAAACACCGCATCCACCAACGCCGTCGTATCGTCCAACTGATCCAAGGCCTTCGGCTGGCGGGCGCGTTCGCGCTCGCGAACCTTGGCGGGAGGGCGGGGAGCCGAGAACTTGGCGACCGGCGCGGCGGTACCCGGATCGCCGGAGCGGTCAGCCCTTTCGGAGTCGGCGGATGCCGAGCCGTGGCCGGCGGCAGGACTCTGGTCGTCACTCATCGGGCACTCCCATTAGGTTGACTGACAATATTTCTTCCCCGAAGATCACGTTGCGTACGCACATGCGCCCGGTTGGCCATGGGCGACGCCTGGAGCGGATGTCGCCGCCGACGTTGTCGTTGCCTATGCGCTTCCAGGTGTTCGGCGGCCACGGACGGTTCCACCACCAAGGGCCGCAGTCGTACCTTGCGGGCGGTGAACGAGGGCAGGGGAGTCGTTTCGGCGGCGTCGCGGGAGCGTCGCCAGTCGGTCAGGGCGGTGCGAATGACCGCACGGGCAGGGCGGTCGGAGTCGACGAACTTGAAGATCACCGAGGTGGCAACGAGGGAGAGGGCGATCTCGATGGACGGGAACAGGTCGACCGTGCCGGTGATCAGCCAGCGCAGAAGCATCAAGGTGGCCAGAAGCAGCGCGAAGACCCCGTACTGGGCGTACGGGAGATGGAACGGGAGGGTGTATCCCGGCGGCCCGAGGTAGAGCAGTCGGGCGCGATAAATGTCGTCATCGGTGCGCAGCTTCATCGCGGGGGTGGTTCCTCCATTCTGGATGTCGGTCACGTTATCGGCGAATGTCGGGCATTGTGGAGAGGTTGGTCCGCGTTTTCCTGGGCGGGCGACACGCGAGGCGATCAGCCGCCCCGAGTGGCCCCCGAATGCTTAATGACAATCATTTCCATACCGTAACCGGCTTCGAGGGTCGCGGTACGGCCTACTCGCCGGATTCATCGCCGCCTTCGGTGAACATGACATCCACAAGAGACCCACCGAAGGCGATCAACAACCCGGCACCCGCAATGAAGGCAATGCCGAGGATCGCGATCGTGGAGGACGTAAGGACTCGGCTGACCTCACCTTTATTGGCGCGGGCGATGAAGATGATTCCCAGGATGGCAAGAAGGATCGGGGCGATCTTGGACAGGAAGAAGCCGATGATGCCGCTGGTATCGAGTTCGGCTTCTTCTCCGTCTTGTGCTAGCAGCTGGGCTTCGGTAGCCGCGAGCCACAGGGTCTCTTTCATCTGGCAGGTCCTGTTCCATGACATTGCTAGAGGAATACTTATGGGCACTCGCAATAGCGAAGAATGTTCAATTATGCTTTGTTTCCAAGTGCGGTTGACACCTTACTAACATCATAAGGCTCCCTCACTCGATAAGTCACCATCGTTGCCGACTAAAGCTGTGACACTGTCGCGTCTCGTAGTCACCTCGCTTGAAATTGTAGGCGTGTCGGCAATCCGACAACCGCCTGTCTCACAAGGCAAGAGAATGCCGTTCATATTACCGAGCGACGGGTGCTGTACTCGTCACAACACCATGGTATAGCGAAATGTCAATGGGCAAAAGTAGGCGTTGGGCGGGAGTGCTGTCCTCCTGGTAAGGACCTCGACCTCGGTTCCCTGCGTATGTGAGTGGTCGATGGTTCAGGGTGCGACAATCACGGTTTGGGGCTGGGAGGTAGCGGCGTGATGAGGCGACATTGTTTGGGGTGCGTTGCGAATTAGGGCTCAGCTATGTGGATTCAGCGACCGAAGACGTTTAGATTGATTGTCTAATGCTGGGGCACAAAGGGTTCTTTCGTGTCCCCGGCGTATGTGGTTTGCAGGAGTATGCAACCATGTAGTAACAAATAGTTCGTCAACGTGTACGTTATAGAGCCAAGTCCAAGTGCCCCCTAGGATTTGATATGACCGATCACCCCGAAGATTACGACCCCAATTTTGACGAGGGAGTCACCCTGCCGGGTGGGCTGACCATTGTTCCGTCCCGGACCTCCAAAGGAGTCGCGTTCTACCAAAACGGCGAGCGCATCATCCACTTTGATGAGGATGCCCTCGACGAATTCGCCTTGCGTTTCGACAGCTCGCTTACCGAGTTTCTCGAAATCATCTCCAAGATGGATTCGGGTAATTCTTATGAGGGTCCAAAGTTCGACTCCAACGGAAACGGCTATGTCGAAACAATGGTTCGACACCGTGGCGACGATCCCGCCTTCGGCGACTTCGATGATGCGATTGACGTCCGTAATTCGATCCACAACAACGTTTACCAGCCACGTTCGGCACAACTAAAGCAGATCAGCCAGGCGGGTGGCGAGACCATATCGCAGGCGGAGACGGCTCGCGATCGGTATATCGACGCCGACGACAGTGCTAACGCCAAGCTCAAGAGCGTTATGGACGAATTCGATTAACACTCTGGGAAGGAGCTGCTCCGATGTCTGGTGAAGATCGTGGATTTGACCATTATCGTTACAACTTCACCCATGAAGAGTTGTGGGAACAGTTCGCCACCTCCGACCCTGACTCGCTTGCCTTTGCGGGTGACTTTTACGCCCATAAAGGTGAAGGTCTTGAAGCGTTGGCAAACGAATCCAAACACCACACCGATAATCTCATGGACTTCTGGACGGGACCGGCAGCCGACCGGTTCGCGGCCAAGGTTTATGAGCTGAAGGATTACCTGGAAGAACAAGGCCTCGATCTTAAACTTATAGGTCGACGACAGTTTGCCGAGTCTCGTAAGGCTCTGGAGCAAGCGTGGGATCAGGTTAAGCAGGAAGGCGACTACGGTGAGTTTGGGTTGAATCCGGCCTACAACCTGACGTTTGACGAGTGGTGCGAATACCATCATGGGGAGAATTTCCTTTCCAAGGACGGTTTCAAGCAGTCCAAGGAAAAGGCACGCTATGAGGCGTATAAAGCCGAACGTTTCGACCAGTTCGCTCAGGTCGTCGCTGATCTAGCCGATACTTATGCTCAATCACGCGAACAATTCGATAATTTGCCACCTCCGCCGCCTCCTCCGGGGCTGAACGACGATGGAAATTTGTCGCCGCAGGGGTCGGGGGTGACCGCTTCGCGTCAACCGATCACCGAATCGACACCAGACCAAACACCGCATACTTCTGAGGGGTATGGTACTCCTGATGATAGTGTGTCTCAAAGTAATCCGCTCCCGTGGGATGAGGATGACGGTGATGAGTTTGTAGCCTGGGAGCCGGATAGTTACGACGATCTGGACACCGGCCCGGGAGCCGGGCTTGCCTCCAACCGTGCCCCTGTGCCACAACAAGGATTGTTCGGTAACACCATCACCCCACATGCGCCAACCGGATCGGTAGGGGCCACTCTTCCGACCGGGACCGATACCCCCACGGCGAATACTGCGGCCACTCAACCGGCTGGTAACGGCTCGTCTAACAGCCGCTCCGGCCCCGGCGGAACAACACGCACCACCGGAGGTATACCAGGAAATCAAAGCACCCCCTCCGGTCGAACACAACCACCTGGTGGAATGGGGCGCACGCCTACCACCGGAGGCGGTAAGACACTCTCCCCGGACACTTCGGAGGATAAGGACCCGCGGTCACGTCGAGGACGCCCGAAACCGTTCAACCGTCTTCCCCGAGACACTAGTGCCACGACAACGGCTGGCAGCACAACGGCCACTCACGACAGCGACGACGGCTCCGAAGCAACCGATAACCGGAGAAAACGCCGCCTACAACTGTTTGAAGACCACTTTGACTTCAACGTCTACCTCAACCCTGAGGAATACGACGACTAAACACCAACCAACACCAATACGACACGATGTCACCAGCGCTGGCTCGAGCAGTGGGAACGGAGTCGAAATAACCAAACGATGCTGGCCCCACCACAGCGCGGCTAGGTGGCGTCCACTCACCCCGGCTGACGCCCTTCGAGCCAACAGAGTAGTGGCTACTGGGGTCTCTGAGCCTCACCGGTTCTAACAGGGCTAGAACCGGGACGGTTGCGGTGTTGCCGGCGCACCAACACCACCGTAACGATCACCCCGCCAAGTACCACCAAACCGGCAGCGCCCACCAACAACGCCAATGACTGGCTACCGGCCGACTCAGATCCACCAGTAGAGTCCACATCGTCAGAACCTGAATCCGACTCCGGAGTAGCTTCATTGTCGGGCTCAGGAGCATCGACTAGGGGGCTGTCCGCCAACGCCTCAGCCGCATATTCCTCACTGGCCCCTTGCTCCCCCAAAGGATAGCCCAACGGGTTGGACTCCATGCCACTAATATCACTCTCAATAGCAGCCTGAACATCAACAATGCCAAAACCCAGCTCTTCGGAGCGCTTACTATCGGCACCGGATGCGGTGTCTATCAAACGTTGAATAATATCGTTTCCCGTCAGGCTCGGATCCGACGATTTCACCAATGCCGCAGCACCTGCTACAGCAGGCGTTGCGAGAGAAGTACCCTCGCAGTCTTCGTATAGATCCTCCGCAGTGACTTCCGGGGCCCAGTCTGAACGTTCCTCAAACGATTGAGATGTCAGGCAAGTGCGGGCCGCCGCCGGTGCCGCAAGATCCACTTCCGGGCCCGTGGTGGAATACTGCCAGGGCTCGCTGTTGCGGTTGGAACCGCTGACGGTGACCACTCCCGGA
It encodes the following:
- a CDS encoding M23 family metallopeptidase, with the translated sequence MTLGAQRFDKPVRRWKRLLIGLVSVVAVCCIGVVFTFVQVFSGDDDDGNNYEAYWAGCGNDVEVDPDDEFPPVPPYSSEQVQNAAIIVSVGQEMDIPARGWVVAVATAMQESRITNLGHLGDDNDHDSLGLFQQRPSTGWGTPEEIMDPVYASTKFYEKLQTIDGWEALPLTEAAQAVQRSAFPGAYAKHETKAGEIVNVLTGGGGRVSGVSVNLGECAGPGDISALGWTSPVPGEPVSSSFRTMTRPDHHGVDIMADPGTPIYAAASGRVIKVLCNAYTGAGDPYSCDVDGSPAILGCGWYVDIQHAAGYITRYCHMKEEPYVKPGQYVKAGEQIGIVGSSGNSSGPHLHYEVHVNDDGSASGAVDPIPFMEQVGAELG
- a CDS encoding MFS transporter; the encoded protein is MRPTWPSFALAALLLVLLVFVPLAAAKAFTFSDESTSASPQETRYVSFTQDIMDGPESSLVLPPENTLPENTQPRYSDTSKQGRTYQFSPINDTGQDGEGWNDSENPYLQQQQQQNDDEEETPPPNDGDDGTTDPNEDDEPTPQEEESPGDEDGSDVTPQQTNSCTDWEWHNEWFNCIDNLPDAPEVECAEEPTPSSPDSGMAGWFAEPTLDSDKDEGIGMYTSYGYAGYQLPMYGSKAPSVAGSCVDALSLPNGADSANAVANLQFNLATATTGASNSMRQYAWEPGTMWSWSDEFLETGTNAVYTRVFSVFGAITLAIVGLYLLWRSRQAEMSNAVTTASWAALIMVLVIAVAQWPTQASGWADKGLTMGLNVSTNMLPDEGAEGCIEAPGADQDEYEEIKEYNPDDCIDTRGGAVKASDMVVDKVLYENWLRAMLGQGTEFTPTDDEDEDGNPVVTDANTAYKYGPALYWAQALTWNENERAEEDPANRAEIFEEKQKTWRNLAAQIEREDPEAHAALVGERAWERAGTALLALVTALFFSLFDLTSSLLIILGFMVVRFAIIALPIIGTVALLRPAGGPFKRLVNIVLASIINVMVFAVAAVVYLYAASLILGANLPSWLQIVLIGLVGVSAWMLLRPFRRLASMQGSQSATDSLLARNDSNNERDSNARKQTQSIQDTNTNISQMRREQAQRRPETRPDTGSVSDQASTPRQEAHGGYAPGQQPVQSFGGDVYRPGGGR
- a CDS encoding ATP-binding protein, whose translation is MDNSASASGGYPQDGHFSPGHIVNYPQANRGLPPDVEERLRAVTDNQVNAQPRPPHVSQTEASAVPPPAADPSSDLVPVEQTDDATKSQRKRKDKEKQPKPRRATRPIERDSERPPNRELSLTEISGHVVFTPQTVTAWYVIPGVRWSFRPDLEREALITAIAEQYASLAGMRLHLRRTTRPFPAADWARTVDENTPTPLPGVPGGTSWGDHLVAAQQHLHSLSHSEGETYLGITFARRSLFEQWGDKLSRMFGRSSTLGERERVEKRCQQFDEILGSFGVRARRASTQQIEWLIYRSVALGMEPPAHLSGLGSDWEIGDTLALTEQIERYRSPYGSSVKLVNRLTGEETHTAIVTVGRMEELEIPQRHEPWLHFHERCPWPLEISSRVDILGAGEAFKDLDHRLRLIRSQQHDYDEHALDAPPELQRLAERALVVGDEMTTGLPIEAARAHGWHRIAVSAPTKEECLERARTLIQTYQRDMRISVQHPKNQDWLAREFIPGEPLASTGYVRRMPVKLFAAGLPQAGSAIGDHRGDLIGNTSGTSRRPVFLDLHFATEVREKSGLSVFVAEPGGGKSTMMGALGYLAARRGVQVTLLDPSGPLAELCEMPEMKPYSRVLNLTGSEYGTLAPYALIPSPNRDHYPDTAEGDREYEIAVSGARSERRMLVQDICSMLLPPQVAREASTARLLRHAARYVPAEEDSALEDIVECLQDAEGERRDDGAELAALLLDTAEMPLAKLFFGNPAEGALDDDTALTVITMSGLRLPDLGIEREYWSAEEALALPMLHTAHRLAVRRAYGTDINRRKLVGLDEAHFMEGWRSGRSFLVRLARDSRKWNLSALVASQNPNDILSLDVQNLVSNVFVGRIAEDAEVAADALRMLRVPTGVGYEDVLASLSSIDADKSSRLPYREFLMRDVDGRVQRIRADFSWVRGLLDYLDTTPGSRNQKNGKGRDDGPQRAADGRVRSDAAAREREEQTQGGDSPNPDSTPGYDGTNVLEELEKEADAELDAELRRRDRADLRRSSDREGSESESEDSDGAIEDSSEVRREPPSQKSDGATVDRSIEMGLPPRTKQNSMRPTRSPENTSFNPKKGETGHNSNPSSGGNRA
- a CDS encoding S8 family serine peptidase is translated as MNDSPGTANRAVRLMVALLTLVMLMAWSSQGTAQTAPFEDGNRWVVDQINADKAWNTTKGADTTVAVIDDGLGQHPLFENKDIRDGIDAVAPDYTARTRAADHGTFLVGALFAVAPEVTVLPIAVWTPSDALLGMPGNRNSRSFRDALYYAVEEGADVIAVASGLSGGPEERERKALQYAMDQGVVVVAAAGNDPGMAVPEPAAAPGVVTVSGSNRNSEPWQYSTTGPEVDLAAPAAARTCLTSQSFEERSDWAPEVTAEDLYEDCEGTSLATPAVAGAAALVKSSDPSLTGNDIIQRLIDTASGADSKRSEELGFGIVDVQAAIESDISGMESNPLGYPLGEQGASEEYAAEALADSPLVDAPEPDNEATPESDSGSDDVDSTGGSESAGSQSLALLVGAAGLVVLGGVIVTVVLVRRQHRNRPGSSPVRTGEAQRPQ